Within Fervidobacterium thailandense, the genomic segment GGTCGAGATTTTAGAACCGGCCAAGTTCCGTAGGACCCCAAGATGTAAGTATTTCGGAACATGCGGTGGTTGTCAACTGATGGATGTTGAATACGAGACCCAGCTGGTGCTCAAAAGAGAGATCGTCCAGGACCAGCTGAGGAGGATAGCTAAGCTCGAGACTGAGGTAAACGAAACCATTCCGAGCGACCTTGAATTCGGTTATCGAAACAAGATGGAATTCTCGTTCGGGTTCAGAGATGGTAGAGTCTTGCTAGGGCTGAAGCGCAGGAATTCAATCGAGATTGTGGATGTGGACGAATGCCCCATATCTCCCACCAGTTTCAACAAGGCACTTGCCGTGGTCCCGGAAATAGTTGAAACCACGAAGGTGAAAATCTACAATCCCGTTCGTCGAACCGGCACACTGAAGCACCTGGTGATGAGGTATTCCCATTCGCACAATCAGACGATGGCCATTTTTGTGACCAAGACCGAAACCTTCAGAGAAGCACGGGACATCCGTGCACTTCTTCTAAGAAAGGTGCCGCAAATTAATTCGATCATCCACGTGATGAATTCCTCGGACACGGTGGTACTCAGGGGCCCGTACAAGACACTTTACGGTTCTGGTGTACTCGAGGTTGAGATGGATTACGAAAAATTCCAGATCCCACCGACCGCGTTCTTCCAGAACAACCACCATGTCACGAATAAGATGATAGAGCACGTGGTTAAAAGTCTGGAGCTGGAGGGTAAAGAGACCATCCTTGATCTGTACGCTGGCGTTGGTACGTTCACGATGAGACTTGCGATGCTCTCGAAGTTCGTTACCGCGGTGGAAAATGCGCACATAGCGGTCAAGGCTGGTAGGGCAAACGCGAATATAAACAACCTGAGGAACGTGAAGTTCGAGGAAGCTGACGTGGAGGAGTTCCTGAAATCCTACGATGGTTCCACGGACGTTGTGGTCCTCGATCCACCAAGAACCGGTGCCGGGAAGGCCGTCTGTAAAAGAATATTGGAGCTAAAGCCAAAGAAGATTGCGTACATCTCTTGTGATCCCGCAACACTCGCACGTGACCTGGCTATTCTGAAGGAGCACTACAAAATCAAATCCGTTCAACCGTTCGATATGTTCCCACAAACTTATCACGTGGAGACGGTAGTGGTTCTAGAGAGGATAATGTGAGTTAATGATTTAAACTTGATACATTTGTGAATTATGTTAAAATACAATAGAAAGATAATTCGTACGCATCCCGTGGGAGGTGTTACAATGGAGATCGTTGTAAAGATAGTTGACGGTGTTTACTATGTGGGAGTTAACGACAGGGATACGCACTTGTTTGAGAATATCTGGCCGTTGCCAAAGGGCGTATCGTACAACTCGTACCTCATCGTCGACGAGAAAACAGCCCTCGTGGATACGGTTAAGGTCAGCAAAACGAGGGAATACATCGAGAAGATCTCACAAATCTTGAACGGGAAGAAGCTGGATTACCTCATCATCAACCACATGGAGCCGGACCACAGTGGTGCCATCGCATCGATCGTTCATGCGTATCCGGATGTTAAAATCGTGGGAAACAAGAAAACCTTCGAGTTTATACGCGCCATGTACCATATCGATGCGAACTTCCATGAGGTTAAAGACGGGGACGAGATAAATCTCGGTTCAAGGACGTTGAAGTTCTTCATGACACCGATGGTACACTGGCCCGAGACGATGATGACTTACGATACGAAAGACAAGATCCTGTTCTCCGGAGACGCGTTCGGGGGTTTCGGTTCACTTGATGGCGGTATCTTCGACGATGAGGTGGACATCAAGTACTTTGAGAACGAGATCAGAAGGTATTATTCCAACATCGTTGGAAAATTTGGTCCGATGGTGCAAAAGGCACTCCAAAAGCTCAGCTCACTCGAAATTAAGGTCATCTGCTCAACGCACGGACCGGTTTGGAGAACCAACCCGATGCACATAGTTTCAGCTTACGATCGTTGGAGTAAGTACGAGTACGAAGAGGGAGTGGTTATTGCTTACGGTACGATGTACGGTAACACGGAAAAGATGGCCGACTATATCGCAAGAGTGCTCGCTGAGGAAGGTGTGAAGAACATTAGGGTGATGAACACTTCCACAACGCATGAGTCGTTCATAATAAACGAGATCTGGAGATTTAAGGGTGTCATCCTTGGCACGTGTACGTACAATAACTGGATATTCCCGCCGATGGAGAATTTGGTCATTAACCTGTCACATAAGGGACTACCGAACAGGGTGTTCGGAGTCTTTGGAACGTACGGATGGAGCGGTGGAGGAGTCAAAGGGTTGCTCGAGTACATCGAGAAGAACAAGTGGAAATTGGTTGGTGAACCGGTGGAAGTCAACTTCACACCGAAGGAAGAGGACTTTGAAAAGTTGAGAAGACTGGCGATCGAGATGGCCAAAGCTATTAAGGAATGAGCAAATGAAAGATACGCCCGCCGTCCTGGCGGGCGTTCGCATGTTTATATTGCACTTAAATTTCGTACACCAGGTTCCTCGGTATCCTTCCTTCCATCACGTCTATGATGTTCAGTGCCACCATCTCCGACATG encodes:
- the rlmD gene encoding 23S rRNA (uracil(1939)-C(5))-methyltransferase RlmD, with amino-acid sequence MYENGKEPQIVYVERYVHGGYGIGKLPGGKLVLVEGGYPSELVKVSITEERNDMAFGKVVEILEPAKFRRTPRCKYFGTCGGCQLMDVEYETQLVLKREIVQDQLRRIAKLETEVNETIPSDLEFGYRNKMEFSFGFRDGRVLLGLKRRNSIEIVDVDECPISPTSFNKALAVVPEIVETTKVKIYNPVRRTGTLKHLVMRYSHSHNQTMAIFVTKTETFREARDIRALLLRKVPQINSIIHVMNSSDTVVLRGPYKTLYGSGVLEVEMDYEKFQIPPTAFFQNNHHVTNKMIEHVVKSLELEGKETILDLYAGVGTFTMRLAMLSKFVTAVENAHIAVKAGRANANINNLRNVKFEEADVEEFLKSYDGSTDVVVLDPPRTGAGKAVCKRILELKPKKIAYISCDPATLARDLAILKEHYKIKSVQPFDMFPQTYHVETVVVLERIM
- a CDS encoding FprA family A-type flavoprotein; this encodes MEIVVKIVDGVYYVGVNDRDTHLFENIWPLPKGVSYNSYLIVDEKTALVDTVKVSKTREYIEKISQILNGKKLDYLIINHMEPDHSGAIASIVHAYPDVKIVGNKKTFEFIRAMYHIDANFHEVKDGDEINLGSRTLKFFMTPMVHWPETMMTYDTKDKILFSGDAFGGFGSLDGGIFDDEVDIKYFENEIRRYYSNIVGKFGPMVQKALQKLSSLEIKVICSTHGPVWRTNPMHIVSAYDRWSKYEYEEGVVIAYGTMYGNTEKMADYIARVLAEEGVKNIRVMNTSTTHESFIINEIWRFKGVILGTCTYNNWIFPPMENLVINLSHKGLPNRVFGVFGTYGWSGGGVKGLLEYIEKNKWKLVGEPVEVNFTPKEEDFEKLRRLAIEMAKAIKE